The following are encoded in a window of Methanobrevibacter ruminantium M1 genomic DNA:
- a CDS encoding GNAT family N-acetyltransferase, with amino-acid sequence MDIKIKEIENDESQIKSVQEFLYAQIKIEYGIGPMPEFHYDIDGLKDYYILPKRNAFFAAYDGDKIVATAGVRAYDKDYEFFKGQYNEENTASIWRLMVDEQYRRNGLARILVKKIEEFAKEEGYKEIYLNTHRYLEAALPFWNSLGYTVTIEEDDYDETNHMIKVLV; translated from the coding sequence ATGGATATAAAAATCAAAGAAATAGAAAACGATGAGTCTCAAATAAAGTCTGTTCAAGAGTTTTTATATGCTCAAATAAAAATAGAATATGGTATTGGTCCAATGCCTGAATTTCATTATGATATTGATGGATTGAAAGACTATTACATATTGCCTAAAAGAAATGCCTTCTTTGCAGCATATGATGGGGATAAGATAGTTGCAACAGCAGGTGTTAGGGCATATGATAAGGATTATGAATTCTTTAAAGGTCAATACAATGAAGAGAATACAGCAAGCATTTGGAGACTGATGGTAGATGAGCAGTATCGAAGAAATGGACTTGCACGCATTCTTGTTAAAAAAATAGAAGAGTTTGCAAAGGAAGAAGGATATAAAGAAATTTATTTAAACACTCATAGATATCTGGAAGCGGCTTTGCCATTTTGGAACTCTCTTGGTTATACTGTAACTATAGAAGAAGATGACTATGATGAAACAAATCATATGATAAAGGTTTTAGTTTAG
- a CDS encoding ABC transporter permease — MIKKKTNDKEQWFIYRANLRTKTLVIIGLAALIIISIFVCGYFIRDIPTNFASANQMPSLEHLFGTDWMGRDMFQRTIAGLGLSIMVGFIASVLSTIISIVLGLFSSFNKFADEAVAGIIDLFGSIPHILLIIIVSIMFGGGVWGVIMGVGLTHWTPLARVLRSEVKEIKTKEYIALSENLGRNKVWIAIKHIFPLIISQIIVGVILMFPHAIMHEAAITFLGFGLPPHEPAIGVILAESMHYLSAGYWWLAFYPGLSLLIVVLLFDLIGENVEKLLNPETAQS; from the coding sequence ATGATTAAGAAGAAAACTAATGATAAGGAGCAATGGTTTATATACCGTGCAAATCTTAGGACAAAGACACTTGTAATTATTGGACTTGCAGCATTGATTATCATAAGCATTTTCGTATGCGGATATTTCATAAGGGACATCCCTACAAATTTCGCTTCAGCTAATCAGATGCCTTCCCTTGAACACCTTTTCGGTACAGATTGGATGGGAAGGGACATGTTCCAAAGAACCATTGCCGGTCTTGGATTAAGCATTATGGTAGGTTTCATCGCATCAGTTCTCAGTACCATCATTTCAATTGTCTTAGGATTGTTCTCAAGCTTTAATAAGTTTGCAGATGAGGCTGTTGCTGGAATCATTGACCTTTTCGGTTCCATTCCACACATTCTTCTAATCATTATCGTTTCAATAATGTTTGGTGGAGGAGTATGGGGTGTAATCATGGGCGTAGGTCTTACACACTGGACACCTCTTGCAAGGGTTCTAAGGTCTGAAGTCAAGGAGATTAAGACCAAGGAATACATTGCATTATCTGAAAATCTTGGAAGGAATAAGGTTTGGATAGCTATAAAGCACATTTTCCCATTGATTATCTCTCAAATAATTGTAGGAGTAATCCTAATGTTCCCTCATGCAATCATGCACGAGGCAGCAATCACTTTCTTAGGATTCGGTCTGCCACCTCATGAGCCTGCAATTGGAGTTATATTAGCTGAATCAATGCACTATCTTTCTGCTGGATACTGGTGGTTGGCATTCTACCCTGGTCTATCCTTGCTGATAGTTGTATTGCTATTTGATCTTATTGGAGAGAATGTTGAAAAGCTCCTCAATCCTGAAACAGCACAAAGTTAA
- a CDS encoding ABC transporter ATP-binding protein — MELIAKNISFKYPSAKDYLLKDVSIELDNKKIVGLIGDSGSGKSTLCKILSGYITKYEGEVTFDGQPFHKKGFKPVQLIYQHPEKVMNPKWKMDQVLSESWDVDDATLSEFGIQKSWLTRFPQELSGGELQRFSVVRSLNPNTKFLIADEMTTMLDAITQAQIIDSVLKIVKERKMGFLLVSHDMDLVETVCDEKIYFKDLNKA; from the coding sequence ATGGAACTTATAGCAAAGAATATTTCATTTAAATACCCATCAGCTAAAGACTACCTATTAAAGGATGTAAGTATTGAATTAGACAATAAGAAGATTGTAGGTTTGATTGGAGATAGTGGTAGTGGAAAATCAACATTATGTAAAATCTTATCCGGTTATATCACTAAATATGAGGGTGAAGTAACATTTGATGGTCAGCCATTCCATAAAAAAGGATTTAAACCAGTTCAATTAATTTATCAACATCCAGAAAAGGTTATGAATCCTAAATGGAAAATGGATCAGGTTTTATCTGAATCTTGGGATGTTGATGATGCCACATTATCTGAATTCGGTATTCAGAAGTCCTGGCTTACCAGATTCCCACAGGAATTGTCTGGTGGAGAACTTCAAAGGTTTTCAGTGGTAAGGTCCCTTAATCCTAATACAAAGTTCCTAATAGCAGATGAAATGACTACAATGCTTGATGCAATTACACAGGCACAAATCATAGATTCTGTTTTAAAAATAGTAAAGGAACGTAAAATGGGATTCTTATTGGTAAGTCACGATATGGATTTGGTAGAAACTGTCTGTGATGAAAAAATATACTTTAAAGATCTTAATAAGGCTTAA
- a CDS encoding ABC transporter permease, protein MNKQKIAKYFGWKLVRFVVLMIAVAIFSFVLLDLSPIDPVNAYLKGAAVTEAQRAILQQYFGTNVPLPEKIFHWLMDLLQGNLGTSLIYRRPVMDVIIDKFMASLALMTISWILSGIIGFALGVVAGKNKGSWIDKAVKVYCYAIQSAPSFWVGMLISMVFSVYLGWFPIGFGVPIGVRSTDATFIEWATRLVLPTLTLSLVGLAPIAMYTRNELVQVLSSDYVLFAKSRGEKGWALIKDHGLRNIMLPAITLQFLSFSELFGGAVMVEQVFSYPGIGQTAVAAGLQNDVPLFLGIVVISAIFVFVGNLLADISYYFIDPRIKENEFND, encoded by the coding sequence ATGAATAAACAAAAAATAGCAAAATATTTTGGTTGGAAATTAGTACGATTTGTCGTATTAATGATTGCAGTTGCAATATTTAGTTTTGTATTATTAGATTTATCCCCTATTGACCCAGTTAATGCTTATTTAAAAGGTGCTGCAGTAACTGAAGCTCAAAGAGCAATTTTACAGCAATACTTTGGTACCAATGTTCCATTGCCTGAGAAGATTTTCCATTGGCTTATGGATTTGCTTCAAGGAAATCTGGGAACTTCCTTAATCTACCGTAGACCAGTTATGGATGTTATTATTGACAAATTCATGGCTTCTCTTGCATTGATGACAATATCCTGGATTTTAAGCGGTATCATCGGTTTTGCTTTAGGAGTTGTAGCCGGTAAAAACAAAGGTTCCTGGATTGATAAGGCAGTGAAGGTCTACTGTTATGCCATCCAATCCGCTCCATCCTTTTGGGTGGGTATGCTTATATCGATGGTATTCTCTGTTTATCTGGGATGGTTCCCAATAGGATTCGGAGTTCCTATTGGAGTAAGGAGTACGGATGCAACCTTTATTGAGTGGGCAACCAGGCTGGTTCTTCCTACGCTGACATTAAGCCTTGTAGGTCTTGCTCCTATTGCAATGTATACACGAAATGAATTGGTTCAGGTCCTATCCTCTGACTATGTATTGTTTGCAAAGTCCAGAGGGGAAAAGGGCTGGGCACTGATAAAGGATCATGGTTTAAGAAATATTATGCTTCCGGCAATCACACTTCAATTCTTATCATTCAGTGAGCTCTTCGGAGGGGCTGTCATGGTGGAACAGGTATTCTCATACCCTGGAATAGGACAGACTGCAGTTGCAGCGGGTCTTCAAAACGACGTTCCACTATTTTTAGGAATTGTGGTCATAAGTGCAATATTTGTATTTGTAGGTAACTTGCTTGCAGATATTTCTTATTACTTCATAGATCCAAGAATTAAGGAGAATGAGTTCAATGATTAA